The following are from one region of the Ochotona princeps isolate mOchPri1 chromosome 4, mOchPri1.hap1, whole genome shotgun sequence genome:
- the LOC131480046 gene encoding pepsin II-4: protein MKWLLLLGLLALSECIIHKVPLVKKKSLRKNLIEKGLLQDYLKTHSPNPASKYFPKDAFASTSTETMENYMDAEYFGTISIGTPPQEFTVIFDTGSSNLWVPSTYCSSLACFLHKRFNPDDSSTYQATSETLSITYGTGSMTGILGYDTVKVGSIEDTNQIFGLSKTEPGITFMFAPFDGILGLGYPSIAASGATPVFDNMWNEGLVSQDLFSVYLSSDDEKGSLVMFGGIDSSYYTGSLNWVPVTYEGYWQFTLDSVTINGETIACADSCQAIIDTGTSLLAGPTSAISSIQSYIGASENLLGEGTISCSAIDSLPDVVFTINGIQYPLPASAYILKEDDDCISGFEGMNLDTSTGELWILGDVFIRQYFTVFDRANNQLGLAAAV from the exons AtgaagtggctgctgctgctcggcCTGCTGGCACTCTCTGAGTGCATCATCCACAA GGTTCCTCTGGTCAAAAAGAAGTCCTTGAGGAAGAACCTGATTGAGAAGGGCTTGCTGCAGGACTACCTCAAGACTCACAGCCCCAACCCAGCCTCCAAGTACTTCCCCAAGGATGCCTTTGCCTCCACATCCACTGAGACAATGGAGAACTACATGGAT GCTGAGTACTTTGGCACCATCAGCATTGGAACACCCCCTCAGGAATTCACCGTCATCTTTGACACTGGCTCCTCCAACCTCTGGGTGCCCTCCACCTACTGCTCCAGCCTTGCCTGTT TCCTCCACAAGCGCTTCAACCCTGATGACTCCTCCACCTACCAGGCCACCAGTGAGACTCTCTCCATCACCTATGGCACTGGCAGCATGACCGGCATCCTGGGATATGACACTGTGAAA GTTGGAAGCATCGAGGACACCAACCAGATCTTTGGCCTGAGCAAGACAGAGCCTGGCATCACCTTCATGTTTGCTCCCTTTGATGGCATCCTGGGTCTGGGCTACCCCAGCATCGCTGCCTCTGGTGCCACACCCGTCTTTGACAACATGTGGAATGAAGGCCTCGTGTCCCAGGACCTCTTCTCTGTCTACCTGAGCTC tGATGAtgagaagggcagcttggtgatgtTTGGTGGCATTGATTCTTCTTACTACACGGGAAGTCTGAACTGGGTACCTGTCACTTATGAGGGCTACTGGCAGTTCACCTTGGACAG CGTCACCATCAATGGAGAGACCATTGCTTGCGCAGACAGCTGCCAGGCCATCATTGACACGGGCACCTCTCTGCTGGCTGGACCCACCAGTGCCATTTCCAGCATCCAGAGCTACATCGGAGCTTCTGAGAACTTGTTGGGAGAG GGTACCATCAGCTGCTCAGCCATCGACTCCCTGCCCGATGTTGTCTTCACCATCAACGGAATTCAGTaccctctgcctgccagtgcctATATCCTGAAG GAAGATGACGACTGCATCAGTGGCTTCGAGGGCATGAACCTTGACACCTCCACCGGCGAACTCTGGATCCTGGGTGATGTCTTCATCCGCCAGTACTTCACTGTCTTTGACCGGGCCAACAATCAGCTTGGTCTGGCCGCCGCAGTTTAA